Proteins encoded within one genomic window of Syntrophales bacterium:
- the gvpO gene encoding gas vesicle protein GvpO: protein MALSMSEVIQKARSELNKLIGLEISSTVAAEKEGDGWLITMEVIEKHSIPDSMDILAKYEARLDPDGSMLDFKRTGMRKRIDMEDAEE from the coding sequence ATGGCTTTAAGTATGTCGGAAGTGATCCAAAAAGCGCGGTCGGAGTTAAATAAACTTATTGGTTTGGAGATTTCCTCTACAGTGGCAGCAGAGAAAGAGGGCGATGGCTGGTTGATAACCATGGAGGTTATCGAGAAACACTCAATTCCGGACAGCATGGATATCCTGGCCAAGTATGAGGCCCGACTGGATCCTGACGGAAGTATGCTGGATTTCAAACGAACAGGGATGCGAAAACGCATCGATATGGAGGATGCCGAGGAGTAG
- a CDS encoding gas vesicle protein — MALEPSRTNDRVGLVDVIDRILDKGLVINADITVSVAGVELLGIKIRAALASFETAAKYGLEFPSGTNYETAAWQEAQIARENCPQCDKRVPTEELISTGCPWCGWVSAKAKALSQPA, encoded by the coding sequence ATGGCCTTAGAACCATCTCGAACTAATGATCGTGTCGGTTTGGTCGACGTAATCGACAGAATCCTGGATAAAGGGCTTGTAATTAATGCCGATATTACAGTGTCTGTGGCGGGGGTTGAACTGCTTGGAATTAAGATACGTGCTGCCCTTGCATCCTTCGAGACGGCGGCAAAATATGGGCTGGAGTTTCCATCGGGAACCAATTATGAGACCGCAGCATGGCAGGAGGCGCAAATAGCCAGAGAGAATTGCCCCCAATGCGACAAAAGGGTGCCTACAGAAGAGCTCATCAGCACCGGCTGCCCTTGGTGTGGCTGGGTCAGTGCCAAGGCAAAGGCAT
- a CDS encoding gas vesicle protein GvpG → MIPNASKYVPPVSQYILLVSAVSSRTLSRRLGVKQAWTEYRDISRRRGREPVEIGFLRFLGWLLTLPATLPFFPVRGIAWIAESLEHQASEEQDMERKLKDERLGLEMNLEMGEITEEEFKKRSEEIDRELEEIRGS, encoded by the coding sequence ATGATACCCAATGCCAGCAAATATGTTCCGCCGGTCAGCCAGTATATACTTCTCGTGAGTGCGGTTTCCTCGCGAACTCTGAGCCGCAGATTGGGGGTTAAACAGGCCTGGACAGAATACAGGGATATATCAAGGAGGCGGGGCAGAGAACCGGTTGAAATAGGTTTCTTACGGTTCCTTGGTTGGCTGCTCACGCTCCCGGCGACGTTGCCGTTCTTCCCAGTCAGGGGGATTGCCTGGATAGCGGAGTCTCTTGAACATCAGGCTTCCGAAGAGCAGGATATGGAGAGAAAACTGAAAGACGAACGTCTGGGTCTGGAGATGAACCTGGAGATGGGGGAAATAACTGAAGAAGAATTTAAGAAACGATCAGAGGAAATAGACCGGGAACTCGAAGAGATTAGAGGTTCATAG